The following proteins are encoded in a genomic region of Mycobacterium kiyosense:
- a CDS encoding alpha/beta hydrolase produces MTQTNVTRPQGLSRIDPALRATAEALGVVEFSTESLPDERERADRAAAERAAAADTTGVSVETRTIAGPDGGQLAIRLYRGAGAAALPLVIYAHGGAFVTGNLDTDHAHCVELARDSGTLVVSVGYRLAPEHPAPAALDDVEAALYYAVEHAAELDADASRIAVMGRDAGAALVAGLAQRTFDDEGPKILVQILHQPMLDSDATPSRREFQRTPGLNGQAVSRAWGHYLGHATANGQHVPAHRANLKGLPPTFVSCADVDPCRDEAIDYANRLLHAYVPTGLHVIAATFNGFDSVVPDWVVSQENRALHAQSLRRAFAV; encoded by the coding sequence ATGACGCAAACGAATGTCACACGGCCGCAAGGCCTCAGCCGTATCGACCCGGCTTTGCGGGCCACCGCCGAAGCGCTGGGTGTAGTCGAATTCAGCACCGAGAGCCTGCCCGACGAACGGGAGCGGGCCGACCGCGCCGCCGCCGAGCGGGCCGCGGCCGCCGACACCACCGGCGTCAGCGTCGAAACACGCACGATTGCGGGTCCGGATGGCGGTCAACTGGCCATCCGGTTGTACCGGGGCGCCGGCGCCGCCGCGCTGCCACTGGTGATCTACGCCCACGGCGGCGCTTTCGTGACCGGAAACCTGGACACCGATCACGCGCACTGCGTCGAGCTGGCTCGGGACTCGGGCACCCTGGTGGTCTCCGTCGGCTACCGGCTGGCACCCGAGCACCCCGCCCCGGCGGCCCTGGACGACGTCGAGGCCGCGCTGTACTACGCCGTCGAGCACGCCGCCGAACTCGATGCCGACGCCAGTCGCATCGCCGTGATGGGCCGCGACGCGGGCGCCGCACTGGTGGCCGGCCTGGCTCAGCGGACCTTCGACGACGAAGGCCCCAAGATTCTGGTGCAGATCCTGCATCAGCCGATGCTGGACTCCGATGCCACGCCGTCGCGGCGGGAGTTCCAGCGCACCCCGGGTCTCAACGGTCAGGCGGTCAGCCGGGCCTGGGGCCACTACCTGGGCCACGCCACTGCCAACGGCCAGCACGTGCCCGCGCATCGGGCCAACTTGAAGGGGTTGCCGCCGACCTTCGTCAGCTGCGCCGACGTCGATCCCTGCCGCGACGAGGCCATCGACTACGCGAACCGGCTGCTGCACGCCTACGTGCCGACCGGGCTGCACGTCATCGCGGCGACATTCAACGGCTTCGACTCGGTGGTGCCGGATTGGGTTGTGTCCCAAGAGAACCGGGCACTGCATGCGCAGTCGTTGCGACGCGCGTTCGCGGTGTAG
- a CDS encoding hypothetical protein (frameshifted, insertion at around 4235242,4236077, deletion at around 4235995), translating into MVLVGGLWVWRSGVLGASKGPGNAQAQRPWVPPIGTPQELLVSFSLDRQPVAGWQVRPTDVGLPDYAPIGNLFASDGDRAYFLSEFHDNDCGNACRPPQAWVYGIDTTTGKKLFDPVVLPRWGVTCYGNGPGVAVCLAEIKPPTASVIDLVHGVLSFTGPTDVAVSAFPGPEAHAVGTYLGQSWLVASVNGRGVYGVGSHGERTWFVPGTGYFNPTDARVADDIPAPVLAVSPSGLNDVADRVFSPADGHEVTPAAPAGTSLTRAVVYNGGFAYAYREGQTGQNGVMFYDVSGKVLAQRPMGPSTVKLLDNPAMPVVAVDGQWQVFTAVGKPVTEIAAPRDGSNTADDRVQAVCAAG; encoded by the coding sequence GTGGTGTTGGTGGGGGGGTTGTGGGTGTGGCGTTCGGGCGTGCTCGGTGCCAGCAAAGGTCCCGGTAATGCCCAGGCGCAGCGGCCGTGGGTGCCGCCGATAGGGACGCCGCAGGAGTTGTTGGTGTCGTTTTCGTTGGATCGGCAACCGGTGGCGGGCTGGCAGGTGCGTCCGACCGATGTGGGGCTGCCCGATTACGCGCCGATCGGGAACCTGTTCGCCAGCGACGGTGACCGGGCGTACTTTCTGTCGGAATTCCATGACAACGACTGTGGGAACGCTTGTCGCCCACCGCAGGCGTGGGTGTATGGCATCGACACCACGACCGGGAAGAAGTTGTTCGATCCGGTGGTGTTACCCAGGTGGGGGGTGACGTGTTACGGGAACGGGCCGGGGGTGGCGGTGTGTCTGGCTGAGATAAAGCCGCCGACGGCGTCGGTGATCGACCTTGTTCACGGTGTGTTGAGTTTCACCGGCCCGACCGACGTGGCGGTTTCTGCGTTTCCCGGCCCTGAGGCGCATGCCGTGGGTACGTATTTGGGGCAGTCGTGGTTGGTCGCCTCGGTTAATGGTCGGGGTGTGTATGGGGTGGGGTCGCATGGGGAGCGGACCTGGTTTGTGCCGGGGACGGGGTATTTCAATCCGACCGATGCTCGGGTGGCCGACGATATTCCGGCGCCGGTGTTGGCGGTCTCGCCCAGTGGGTTGAACGATGTGGCGGATCGGGTGTTTTCGCCGGCTGATGGTCATGAGGTCACCCCGGCGGCTCCGGCGGGAACGTCGTTGACCCGTGCGGTGGTCTATAACGGCGGGTTTGCCTATGCCTACCGTGAGGGGCAGACCGGCCAGAACGGGGTGATGTTTTATGACGTGTCGGGGAAGGTACTGGCGCAGCGCCCGATGGGCCCGTCGACGGTGAAGCTGCTGGATAACCCGGCGATGCCGGTGGTGGCCGTTGATGGTCAGTGGCAGGTGTTCACCGCGGTGGGCAAGCCGGTGACCGAGATCGCAGCCCCCCGAGATGGTTCCAATACTGCGGATGATCGGGTCCAAGCTGTATGTGCAGCGGGGTGA
- a CDS encoding cytochrome P450 produces MSTPVMDEAAKLLADPQTYADEARLHATLTHLRANAPVSWVDVENYRPFWAITKHTDIMDIERDNTLFTNWPRPVLTTAAGDEQQAAIGVKTLIHLDDPQHRVVRAIGSDWFRPKAMRALKQRVDELAKIYVDKMMQVGPECDFVQEVAVNYPLYVIMSLLGIPEADFPRMLKLTQELFGSDDNEFKRGSTIEDQLPVLLDMFGYFNEVTAARREQPTEDLASAIANARIDGEPLSDIETVSYYLIVATAGHDTTSATISGGLHALAENPDQLQRLRADLGLMPKATEEMIRWVTPVKQFMRTAAQDTVVRGIPIAAGESVLLSYVSGNRDEEVFDDPFRFDVGREPNKHVAFGYGVHFCMGAALARMEVSSFFTELLPRLKSIELAGDPEYMATTFVGGLKHLPVRYSLG; encoded by the coding sequence ATGAGCACCCCGGTGATGGACGAGGCCGCCAAGCTGCTCGCCGACCCGCAGACTTACGCCGACGAGGCCCGACTGCATGCGACGCTGACCCACCTGCGCGCCAACGCTCCGGTGTCCTGGGTGGACGTGGAGAATTACCGGCCGTTCTGGGCGATCACCAAACACACCGACATCATGGACATCGAGCGGGACAACACCCTGTTCACCAACTGGCCGCGACCCGTGCTGACCACCGCCGCCGGCGACGAGCAGCAGGCCGCGATCGGCGTCAAGACGCTGATCCACCTCGACGACCCGCAGCACCGGGTGGTACGCGCGATCGGCTCGGACTGGTTCCGGCCCAAGGCGATGCGCGCGCTGAAGCAACGCGTCGACGAGCTGGCCAAAATCTACGTCGACAAGATGATGCAGGTGGGTCCGGAGTGCGACTTCGTGCAGGAGGTTGCGGTCAATTACCCGCTGTACGTGATCATGTCGCTGCTGGGTATCCCGGAGGCCGACTTTCCGCGAATGCTCAAGCTGACCCAGGAGCTGTTCGGCAGCGACGACAACGAATTCAAACGCGGCAGCACGATCGAGGACCAGTTGCCGGTGCTGCTGGACATGTTCGGCTACTTCAACGAAGTGACCGCCGCGCGCCGCGAGCAGCCGACCGAAGACCTCGCCTCGGCGATCGCCAACGCCCGCATCGACGGCGAACCGTTGTCCGACATCGAGACGGTGTCTTACTACCTGATCGTGGCGACCGCCGGCCACGACACCACCAGCGCCACCATCTCCGGTGGCTTGCACGCGCTGGCCGAGAATCCGGACCAGTTGCAGCGACTGCGTGCCGATCTGGGCCTGATGCCCAAGGCGACCGAGGAGATGATCCGCTGGGTCACCCCCGTCAAACAGTTCATGCGCACTGCAGCCCAGGACACCGTGGTACGCGGAATCCCGATTGCGGCAGGCGAATCCGTGCTGTTGTCCTACGTATCGGGCAACCGGGACGAAGAGGTGTTCGACGACCCGTTCCGTTTCGACGTCGGCAGGGAGCCGAACAAGCACGTGGCCTTCGGCTACGGGGTGCACTTCTGCATGGGGGCGGCACTGGCCCGCATGGAGGTCAGCAGCTTCTTCACCGAGTTATTGCCCAGGCTGAAATCCATTGAGCTGGCCGGTGATCCAGAGTATATGGCGACCACGTTCGTCGGCGGCCTCAAACACCTGCCGGTGCGCTACTCGTTGGGATGA
- a CDS encoding short-chain dehydrogenase, which yields MSASVALVTGGGSGIGWAAASMLREAGHDVVVWDIAGGDIDCDVSDLDAVSAAMEQTIREHGVPTRVVTSAGIGSSGLLLQLPPAEWQRVLSVNLTGTWYTIRAAAQAMIDAELDGSIVVVSSISGTLADRDMGAYCVSKAGLDMLVKVAAVEWGSHGIRVNAVGPGVTRTPMLPDAEKWPAWVEGMSKRTALRRLGEPGDIAEAIVGVLEMSWVTGQVLHADGGLSLHSPIDAYGQVEKLMRLKRLKELHAAKQKANEA from the coding sequence ATGAGCGCCTCCGTCGCGCTGGTGACCGGCGGCGGCTCGGGCATCGGCTGGGCGGCGGCATCGATGCTGCGCGAGGCCGGCCACGACGTCGTGGTGTGGGATATCGCCGGCGGCGATATCGACTGCGATGTCAGCGATCTCGACGCGGTGTCGGCGGCGATGGAACAGACCATCCGCGAGCACGGGGTACCCACGCGAGTGGTGACATCGGCCGGCATCGGGTCGTCGGGCCTGCTGCTGCAATTGCCACCCGCGGAGTGGCAGCGAGTGCTGTCGGTCAACCTCACCGGCACCTGGTACACGATCCGGGCCGCCGCCCAGGCCATGATCGACGCCGAATTGGACGGCTCGATCGTCGTAGTCTCCAGCATCAGCGGCACCCTCGCCGACCGGGACATGGGTGCCTACTGCGTGTCGAAGGCCGGCCTGGACATGCTGGTGAAGGTCGCCGCGGTGGAGTGGGGCAGCCATGGCATCCGGGTCAATGCCGTCGGGCCCGGCGTCACCCGCACCCCGATGCTGCCTGATGCCGAGAAGTGGCCCGCCTGGGTGGAAGGCATGTCCAAGCGGACGGCGCTGCGTCGGTTGGGGGAGCCCGGCGACATCGCCGAGGCGATTGTCGGTGTTCTCGAAATGTCTTGGGTGACAGGCCAAGTGCTGCATGCCGACGGCGGGCTGTCGCTGCACAGCCCGATCGACGCCTACGGCCAGGTCGAGAAGCTGATGCGGCTGAAAAGGCTAAAGGAGCTACACGCCGCGAAGCAAAAAGCCAACGAGGCCTAA
- a CDS encoding acetyl-CoA carboxylase carboxyltransferase subunit, whose translation MGKPEDWEETLDDLDRRRRHSRGMGGPERLDKHRGKGKLDARGRIAHLLDPGTFREIGTLVGGEVAADAIVTGSGLINGEPVLVGAEDFTTLAGSIGPGGNSKRYRIAELAVRNKVPLVMLLDGAGFRPTGGHYGRSPTDLLAQTRCSGRVPTVAAVLGPSAGHGALVAPVCDFRIMSRNGTIFTAGPPVVKESTGEEISKHDLGGPDVALPSGVIHNVGEDDESVLDEIRRYLSYFPASAWSYPPSREPDHTAGPRPTPELLGIVSRDNRRVYDMRQVLDVVFDRPDWFEVQPSFGKAIICALAHLGGHPVAVVANQPQVLAGSIDSDAADKAAHFIMVADSFHLPLVFLADNPGMLPGSRSERQGVLRSGARMFAAQTAATTIKLHVTLRKAYGFGSMVMSLLSFDHQTATFAYPGATMGAMSAAALSRASHAGEDLAARLRKAELEASYRSAEGMGFDELIDPRETRDALLAALQRGLSARQAAAEPVTRTVILP comes from the coding sequence ATGGGCAAGCCCGAGGACTGGGAAGAAACCCTCGACGACCTCGACCGGCGCCGCCGGCATTCCCGGGGCATGGGCGGCCCGGAGCGGCTCGACAAGCACCGGGGCAAGGGCAAATTGGACGCCCGTGGCCGGATCGCGCATCTGCTCGATCCGGGGACGTTCCGCGAGATCGGCACCCTGGTCGGCGGTGAGGTCGCCGCCGACGCGATCGTCACCGGCTCCGGGCTGATCAACGGCGAGCCGGTGCTGGTGGGCGCCGAAGACTTCACCACGCTGGCCGGCAGCATCGGTCCGGGCGGCAATTCCAAGCGCTACCGGATCGCCGAATTGGCGGTGCGCAACAAGGTTCCGCTGGTGATGTTGCTCGACGGCGCCGGCTTCCGCCCGACCGGTGGCCACTACGGACGCTCGCCCACCGATCTACTCGCCCAGACCCGGTGCTCGGGTCGGGTGCCCACCGTCGCCGCGGTGCTGGGACCGTCGGCCGGACACGGCGCCCTGGTCGCGCCGGTGTGCGACTTCCGGATCATGAGCCGCAACGGCACCATCTTCACCGCTGGCCCGCCGGTGGTCAAAGAGTCGACGGGCGAAGAGATTTCGAAGCACGACCTGGGCGGACCGGACGTCGCCCTGCCCAGCGGAGTGATCCACAACGTCGGCGAGGACGACGAGTCGGTGCTCGACGAGATCCGCCGCTATCTGTCCTATTTTCCGGCCAGCGCATGGTCCTACCCGCCGTCGCGGGAGCCGGATCACACCGCGGGGCCGCGCCCGACGCCGGAGCTGCTGGGCATCGTCTCCCGCGACAACCGCCGCGTCTACGACATGCGGCAGGTGCTCGACGTGGTGTTCGACCGCCCGGACTGGTTCGAGGTCCAGCCGTCCTTCGGCAAGGCCATCATCTGCGCCCTGGCGCATCTGGGCGGCCACCCGGTCGCCGTGGTGGCCAACCAGCCGCAGGTGCTGGCCGGGTCCATCGACTCCGACGCGGCCGACAAGGCGGCGCATTTCATCATGGTGGCCGACTCCTTCCATCTGCCCCTGGTCTTCCTGGCCGACAACCCGGGCATGCTGCCGGGCAGCCGCTCCGAGCGACAGGGCGTATTACGTAGCGGTGCAAGGATGTTCGCCGCACAGACCGCTGCGACCACGATCAAGTTGCATGTGACGCTGCGCAAGGCCTACGGCTTCGGGTCCATGGTCATGTCGCTGCTCAGCTTCGATCATCAGACCGCGACGTTCGCCTATCCGGGGGCCACCATGGGGGCCATGAGCGCCGCGGCGCTCAGCCGGGCTTCCCACGCCGGTGAGGATCTGGCCGCGCGGCTGCGTAAAGCGGAGTTGGAGGCGTCCTACCGGTCGGCCGAGGGGATGGGGTTCGACGAGCTGATCGATCCACGCGAGACGCGGGATGCGCTGCTGGCCGCTCTGCAGCGCGGCCTGTCCGCCCGGCAGGCCGCCGCCGAACCGGTGACGCGCACCGTCATCCTGCCGTAG
- a CDS encoding anti-sigma factor antagonist — protein sequence MNIGPSESFSIPLPFSSRLASELGGPTSTLRATTLRNGSAVVVQAGGEVDAANEHTWQGLLREAAAVAVAPGPLVVDVSGLDFMGCCAFTVLADEAERCRRRGITLRMVSDDPGLGRIVHACALSGVLPVHPTTEAALAAA from the coding sequence ATGAACATTGGACCATCCGAGTCGTTCTCGATTCCGCTGCCGTTCAGCAGCCGGTTGGCATCGGAGTTGGGTGGCCCGACGAGCACCTTGCGGGCCACCACGCTGCGCAACGGCTCCGCGGTGGTCGTCCAGGCCGGCGGCGAGGTCGACGCCGCCAACGAACACACCTGGCAGGGCCTGCTGCGCGAGGCGGCGGCCGTTGCCGTCGCACCCGGCCCCCTGGTGGTCGACGTCAGCGGGCTGGACTTCATGGGTTGCTGCGCGTTCACCGTGTTGGCCGACGAGGCCGAGCGCTGCCGTCGCCGCGGCATCACGCTGCGCATGGTCAGCGACGACCCGGGACTGGGTCGCATCGTCCACGCTTGCGCACTGAGCGGCGTACTGCCCGTTCACCCGACGACGGAAGCCGCCTTGGCAGCGGCATAA
- a CDS encoding cytochrome P450: protein MTLSTDQEDAPVLDFTGETSPYPFFEHMRHTDPVWHGGLSDQDQMPDELKPSDEWTLFGYDDVFTAFRDDQTFTSAKYDETIGLVMGHTILAMGGKEHHDHRNLVAKAFRATALERWEPSVIGPVCDQLVDEIKDQGEADLVKAVTFEFPTRIISALLGLPPEDLDMFRRLSLDLISIPTDIMAGLTAAAELHGYFLNQVEQRRRKPTDDIIGDLVAAEIDGEKLDDEAIIAFLRLLLPAGLETTYRSSGNLLHSLLTHPEQLEMVRQDRSLIPLAMEEGLRYETPLTMVMRTTTREIEFGGKTIPADAQIDMCMGSANRDETRWTDPNTFDIRRPRQPHIAFAGGIHMCLGMHLARLETRVMLNSLFDRVKDLKLVEDDGTGVESKIVGLVFRSPNKLPVTFSPVA from the coding sequence ATGACGCTCAGCACCGACCAGGAGGACGCCCCGGTCCTCGACTTCACCGGTGAAACCAGCCCGTATCCGTTCTTCGAGCACATGCGGCACACCGACCCGGTGTGGCATGGCGGTCTTTCGGACCAGGACCAGATGCCCGACGAACTCAAGCCGAGCGACGAGTGGACCTTGTTCGGCTACGACGATGTATTCACGGCTTTCCGGGACGACCAGACGTTCACCTCGGCCAAGTACGACGAGACCATCGGGCTGGTGATGGGCCACACCATCCTGGCGATGGGCGGCAAAGAACACCACGACCACCGCAATCTGGTGGCCAAGGCTTTTCGGGCCACCGCGCTGGAGCGCTGGGAACCGTCGGTGATCGGGCCGGTGTGCGATCAGCTGGTCGACGAGATCAAAGACCAGGGCGAGGCGGACCTGGTCAAGGCGGTGACCTTCGAATTTCCCACCCGGATAATTTCCGCGCTGCTGGGGTTGCCGCCCGAAGATCTCGACATGTTCCGCCGGCTGTCGCTGGACCTCATCTCCATCCCGACCGACATCATGGCAGGCCTAACGGCGGCGGCCGAGTTGCACGGCTACTTCCTCAACCAGGTCGAACAGCGTCGCCGCAAGCCGACCGACGACATCATCGGCGACCTGGTCGCCGCGGAGATCGACGGCGAAAAACTCGACGACGAGGCGATCATCGCGTTCCTGCGCCTGCTGTTGCCGGCCGGCTTGGAGACCACCTACCGTTCGTCGGGCAACTTGCTGCACTCGCTGCTGACCCACCCCGAGCAACTGGAAATGGTGCGGCAGGACCGGTCGTTGATCCCGCTGGCGATGGAGGAGGGTCTGCGTTACGAGACTCCGCTCACGATGGTCATGCGGACTACCACCCGCGAGATCGAATTCGGCGGCAAGACAATTCCCGCGGACGCGCAGATCGACATGTGCATGGGCTCGGCGAATCGCGACGAAACCCGCTGGACAGATCCGAACACCTTCGATATCCGCCGCCCCCGCCAGCCCCATATCGCCTTCGCCGGCGGCATCCACATGTGCCTGGGCATGCACCTGGCCCGGCTGGAGACGAGGGTGATGCTCAACAGCCTCTTCGACCGCGTCAAGGACCTCAAGCTCGTCGAAGACGACGGCACCGGGGTGGAGTCCAAGATCGTCGGACTCGTGTTCCGCTCCCCCAACAAGCTTCCCGTCACCTTCAGCCCGGTCGCATGA
- a CDS encoding acyl-CoA dehydrogenase, whose product MPAIDPDSPPAAPRDDERSWQRARELQKRLWDGGFAGICFPREYGGLGLDPEYQRAFNVESLGYEMPLILNVPTFTICCATLLDTGSEEQKRQHIAGALRGDEILVQLLSEPSGGSDLAGVITRAERRGDRWVINGAKTWSTSAFAADYGLCLARTDWDVPKHDGLTMFLVPIHHPGITLRRITQVNGGAEFCEEFLDGVDVGDDAVVGEVNGGWAVASRQLYHERRAVGQGSEFASGSGNEGGHTIPVDYHDLAAATGQSDSERVQEMAGRALVHRAVAQQLISHVSHHVRHGALPPAAGSLIRLFHAETVMLEMDTALSIAGAAGVVGEVGEGLQAGLRYLSRQSVAIGGGTTEMARNVIGERVLNFPREYAADRGVPFNQVRHGRSR is encoded by the coding sequence ATGCCCGCCATCGACCCCGATTCGCCGCCGGCGGCGCCCCGCGACGACGAACGGTCCTGGCAACGCGCCCGGGAGCTGCAGAAGCGATTGTGGGACGGCGGGTTTGCCGGTATCTGCTTCCCCCGCGAATACGGCGGCCTGGGCCTGGATCCCGAATACCAGCGCGCATTCAACGTCGAATCCCTCGGCTACGAGATGCCGCTGATCCTCAACGTGCCCACCTTCACGATCTGCTGCGCCACCCTGCTGGACACCGGCAGCGAGGAGCAGAAGCGACAGCACATCGCCGGCGCACTGCGCGGCGACGAGATTCTGGTGCAACTGCTCTCCGAACCCAGCGGTGGATCCGACCTGGCCGGCGTCATCACCCGGGCCGAACGCCGAGGTGACCGGTGGGTGATCAACGGCGCCAAGACCTGGAGCACCAGCGCGTTCGCCGCCGACTACGGGCTCTGCCTGGCCCGCACCGACTGGGATGTACCCAAGCACGACGGGCTGACCATGTTCCTGGTGCCGATCCACCACCCCGGCATCACGCTGCGGCGCATCACCCAGGTCAACGGCGGCGCCGAGTTCTGCGAGGAATTCCTCGACGGCGTGGACGTCGGCGACGACGCCGTGGTCGGCGAGGTCAACGGCGGATGGGCGGTGGCGTCGCGGCAGCTCTACCACGAGCGGCGCGCGGTCGGTCAGGGTTCGGAATTCGCCAGCGGCTCCGGCAACGAGGGCGGCCACACCATCCCGGTGGACTACCACGATCTCGCGGCCGCGACCGGGCAGTCCGACAGCGAGCGAGTGCAGGAGATGGCCGGCCGGGCGCTGGTGCATCGCGCCGTCGCCCAGCAACTCATCAGCCACGTGTCCCACCACGTCCGCCATGGCGCTTTGCCGCCGGCCGCGGGATCACTGATCCGGCTTTTCCACGCCGAGACGGTGATGCTGGAGATGGACACCGCGCTGTCGATCGCCGGTGCGGCCGGGGTGGTCGGAGAGGTCGGCGAAGGGCTGCAGGCCGGACTGCGCTATCTGTCGCGGCAGTCGGTCGCCATCGGCGGCGGCACCACCGAGATGGCCCGCAACGTCATCGGCGAGCGGGTGCTGAACTTCCCGCGCGAATACGCCGCCGACCGCGGCGTGCCCTTCAACCAGGTGCGGCACGGCCGGTCACGCTGA
- a CDS encoding short-chain dehydrogenase → MAQAIDSHPEDSSHMSPRTIIITGASDGIGAAAARRLRRSGANVVVIGRSQTKTEAVAAELDADHFVVDFADLAQVRALSEKLRTQYPRIDVLVNNAGGMGTKIHFTPDGYEHTYQVNYLSPFLLTTQLMEVLVESRASVVNTTSSSHLLILRATVADLENTGRRRPSTAYALSKLAIVLFTKELHRRYHGCGLNVATVHPGYVNSNFGPASGSKVLAFSKRYLPTERYTATPEQGAEQLIWLASSRPGLDWVPGQYYSRHKIARVNRLAKDPRLAAELWESTLAKVAV, encoded by the coding sequence GTGGCGCAGGCCATAGACTCCCACCCGGAGGACAGCAGCCACATGAGCCCTAGGACGATCATCATCACCGGTGCCAGCGACGGTATCGGAGCGGCGGCCGCACGACGGTTACGCCGCAGCGGCGCCAACGTCGTCGTGATCGGCCGGTCGCAAACCAAGACCGAAGCGGTCGCCGCGGAATTGGACGCCGACCATTTCGTCGTCGACTTCGCCGACCTGGCGCAGGTTCGCGCGCTGTCGGAGAAGTTGCGAACGCAGTATCCGCGCATCGACGTCCTGGTCAACAATGCCGGCGGCATGGGCACGAAGATCCATTTCACGCCTGACGGCTACGAGCACACCTACCAGGTCAACTACCTCTCGCCGTTCCTGCTGACCACGCAGCTGATGGAAGTGCTCGTCGAATCCCGGGCCAGCGTGGTCAACACCACCAGTTCGTCGCATCTGCTGATACTGCGGGCTACCGTGGCGGACCTGGAGAACACCGGACGGCGCCGGCCCAGCACCGCCTATGCGTTGTCCAAGCTGGCTATCGTGTTGTTCACCAAGGAATTACATCGGCGCTACCACGGCTGCGGCCTCAACGTCGCGACGGTCCACCCGGGTTACGTCAACTCCAACTTCGGCCCGGCGTCGGGATCCAAGGTGCTCGCGTTCTCGAAGCGATACCTGCCGACCGAGCGATACACCGCCACACCGGAACAGGGTGCCGAGCAGCTGATCTGGTTGGCGTCGAGTCGTCCCGGGCTGGATTGGGTTCCGGGGCAATACTATTCGCGGCACAAGATCGCCCGGGTGAACCGCTTGGCGAAGGATCCCCGGCTGGCCGCCGAGCTGTGGGAGAGCACGCTGGCCAAGGTCGCGGTCTGA
- a CDS encoding acyl-CoA dehydrogenase, whose translation MTAVDSPEKILFSSTTQAFLSKEASLRHVRELHAAGQSFDPAWWRRAAELGWTALLVPEELGGGSASGDGLADLAMVAEFLGKTVAPGPLYPVSTVLAGLVACAERERHSELVEALMSGETVASWAVCEPRRGWVPLHPQVTVAETDGGFRIDGVKDRVEAAAQSAVLLVVARSGDEVCQYLVPTDAPGVRITPQDSVDLVKQYAKVEFDGVLIDGDRAVGSAAETPALIERQSQIAQVLVCAETVGILQTVFDFTVQWALDRHSFGRPLASYQALKHAFADMKMWLEACRATTAAAVADVSVGAPTAALSAGIAKSYVGELAGQIVQRCVQMHGGIGVTWEHDLHLYLRRVTLYRAMFGTPEEHNLRVYQMESR comes from the coding sequence ATGACCGCTGTCGACTCTCCCGAAAAGATACTCTTCAGCTCCACCACCCAAGCGTTTCTGTCCAAAGAAGCGTCCTTGCGTCACGTCCGGGAACTGCACGCCGCGGGACAGTCGTTCGACCCCGCCTGGTGGCGGCGAGCCGCCGAACTCGGCTGGACGGCCCTGCTGGTTCCCGAGGAACTCGGCGGTGGCAGCGCTTCCGGGGATGGGCTCGCCGACCTGGCCATGGTCGCCGAATTTCTCGGCAAGACCGTGGCGCCGGGACCGCTGTACCCGGTCAGTACCGTGCTCGCCGGCTTGGTGGCCTGCGCCGAACGGGAGCGCCACAGCGAGCTGGTCGAAGCGCTGATGTCGGGCGAGACGGTGGCGTCGTGGGCGGTCTGCGAGCCGCGGCGCGGGTGGGTGCCGCTGCATCCGCAGGTCACCGTTGCCGAGACCGACGGCGGCTTCCGGATCGACGGCGTAAAGGACCGGGTGGAAGCGGCGGCGCAGAGCGCGGTTCTGTTGGTCGTCGCGCGTAGCGGGGACGAGGTTTGCCAGTACCTGGTGCCCACGGACGCACCAGGTGTCCGGATCACGCCGCAGGACTCCGTTGACCTGGTCAAGCAGTACGCCAAAGTGGAGTTCGACGGCGTGCTCATCGACGGTGACCGCGCGGTCGGGAGTGCCGCCGAGACGCCCGCGCTGATCGAGCGGCAGAGTCAGATCGCCCAGGTGCTGGTCTGCGCCGAAACCGTCGGAATCCTGCAGACCGTCTTCGACTTCACCGTCCAGTGGGCGCTGGACCGGCACTCCTTCGGCCGTCCGCTGGCGTCCTACCAGGCGCTCAAACACGCGTTCGCCGACATGAAAATGTGGCTCGAAGCCTGCCGGGCGACCACCGCCGCCGCGGTCGCCGACGTCTCGGTCGGCGCGCCCACAGCCGCACTCTCGGCCGGCATCGCCAAATCCTACGTGGGCGAACTGGCCGGCCAGATCGTCCAGCGCTGTGTGCAGATGCACGGCGGCATCGGGGTGACCTGGGAGCACGACCTGCACCTCTACCTGCGGCGAGTCACGTTGTATCGCGCGATGTTCGGCACCCCCGAGGAACACAACCTGCGGGTCTACCAGATGGAGAGCCGATGA